A single Amphiprion ocellaris isolate individual 3 ecotype Okinawa chromosome 15, ASM2253959v1, whole genome shotgun sequence DNA region contains:
- the LOC111568552 gene encoding E3 ubiquitin-protein ligase RING2-A-like: MAAPVNIQTPSKTWELSLYELHRSPQEAIIDGTEVAVSPRSLHSELMCPICLDMLKNTMTTKECLHRFCSECIVTALRSGNKECPTCRKKLVSRRSLRRDANFDALISKIYPSRDEYEAHQRRVLDRLNRLHNKEALSSSIEEGLRQQARYRNHRVKKPTQESDNTTFSGGEDNGDSRSHLSHDSAPSHAPHPRDQMPPEAGPSRKRPRGSEDGSGPEGDSGSPTPPLRRHKEGPGSEIELVFRPHPQLVQDQDYSQTRYVKTTANATVDHLSKYLALRIALEERRSDGEVEDRGREEGGEGGSSLSSISEKQYTIYILTRGGQFSTLNGSLTLELVNDKYWKVRKPLELYYAPTKDQQQPQQQPPPQQQQQQQPPPPPPQQQQQQRSPPQQRDG, translated from the exons ATGGCAGCTCCTGTCAACATCCAGACCCCTAGTAAGACCTGGGAACTGAGTCTGTACGAGCTGCACAGGAGCCCCCAG GAGGCCATCATTGACGGCACGGAGGTGGCGGTGTCTCCTCGGTCCCTCCACAGTGAGCTCATGTGTCCCATCTGTCTGGACATGCTGAAGAACACCATGACCACCAAGGAGTGTCTCCATCGGTTCTGCTCCGAATGCATCGTCACTGCTCTGAGATCAGG GAACAAGGAGTGTCCGACTTGCAGGAAGAAGCTGGTCTCCAGACGTTCTCTACGCAGAGACGCAAACTTCGACGCTCTGATCTCCAAGATCTACCCGAGCCGAGACGAGTACGAAGCCCACCAGCGCCGAGTCCTGGACAGGCTCAACAGACTCCACAACAAGGAGGCCCTGAGCTCCAGCATCGAGGAGGGTCTGCGCCAGCAGGCCCGTTACAG GAACCACCGGGTGAAGAAGCCCACCCAGGAGAGTGATAACACCACCTTCAGCGGTGGGGAGGATAACGGAGACTCCCGCTCACACCTGTCCCATGACTCCGCCCCCTCACACGCCCCCCACCCCCGGGACCAGATGCCCCCCGAGGCCGGGCCGAGCCGGAAGCGTCCCCGCGGCTCCGAGGATGGATCGGGGCCCGAGGGGGACAGCGGGAGTCCCACTCCTCCTCTGAGACGCCACAAAGAAGGACCGGGATCTGAGATAGAGCTGGTGTTCAGACCTCATCCACAGCTGGTCCAGGACCAGGACTACAGCCAGACCAG GTACGTGAAGACGACGGCCAACGCCACCGTGGATCACCTGTCCAAATACCTGGCGCTGAGAATCGCTCTGGAGGAGCGACGGAGCGATGGAGAAGTGGAGGacagaggaagggaggaaggaggagaaggagggagcaGTCTGAGCAGCATCAGTGAGAAACAGTACACCATCTACATCCTGACCAGAGGAGGACAGTTCTCT ACTCTCAATGGTTCTCTGACTCTGGAGTTGGTCAATGACAAATACTGGAAGGTGAGGAAACCTCTGGAGCTTTACTACGCTCCCACCAAGGACCAGCAGCAGCcacaacaacaaccaccaccacaacaacaacaacaacagcaaccaccaccacccccaccacagcagcagcagcagcagagatctCCTCCCCAGCAGAGGGATGGATGA
- the rps18 gene encoding 40S ribosomal protein S18 has product MSLVIPEKFQHILRVLNTNIDGRRKIAFAITAIKGVGRRYAHVVLRKADIDLNKRAGELTEEEVERVVTIMQNPRQYKIPDWFLNRQKDVKDGKYSQVLANGLDNKLREDLERLKKIRAHRGLRHFWGLRVRGQHTKTTGRRGRTVGVSKKK; this is encoded by the exons tCTCTGGTCATCCCTGAGAAGTTCCAGCACATTCTTCGTGTTCTGAACACGAACATCGACGGTAGGAGGAAGATCGCCTTCGCCATCACCGCCATCAAG GGTGTTGGCAGACGTTACGCCCACGTCGTCCTGAGGAAAGCCGACATCGACCTCAACAAGAGAGCTGGAGAACTGACTGAGGAGGAG gTTGAGCGGGTGGTGACCATCATGCAGAATCCTCGCCAGTACAAAATCCCAGACTGGTTCCTCAACAGACAGAAGGACGTAAAGGACGGCAAATACAGCCAG GTCCTCGCCAACGGTCTGGATAACAAGCTGAGAGAAGATCTGGAGAGGCTGAAGAAGATCAGGGCTCACCGTGGTCTCAGGCACTTCTGGGG TCTGCGTGTTCGCGGTCAGCACACCAAGACCACCGGCCGTCGTGGTCGCACCGTCGGCGTGTCCAAGAAGAAGTAA